GAGGGCGAAACGCTCCTCGAGCTCATGGCTCGGCCAAGCGTGCGGATCGTCTCGCTGACCGTTACCGAGAAGGGCTATTGCCACGATCCGGCGACCAGCCATCTCGATCTCGCCCATCCCGACATCGTTCACGATCTCGCCTATCCGAGCACCCCGCGCAGTGCGCCGGGTTTCCTCGTCGAGGCGTTGGAGCGTCGCCGCCGCGCCGGCATCGCGCCCTTCACGATCATGAGTTGCGACAACCTGCCGAGCAACGGCCGCACCGCGCAGCGCATTGTGGGCGAGTTCGCCGCTGCACGCGGCCGCGAGCTTGCGGCCTATGTCGAGACGGTGGCCTTCCCCAGCACCATGGTCGATCGCATCGTACCTGCCACCACGGACGCCGACCGCGAAGCCGTCGCGGCCATGCTCGGTCTGGACGACGCCTGGCCCGTGGTCACCGAAGCGTTCAGCCAATGGGTGATCGAGGACCATTTCCCCGCTGGCCGGCCGCCTTTTGAAACTGTCGGCGCTCAGATGGTCGAAGATGTCGAGCCGTTCGAGCGCATGAAGCTGCGCATGCTCAACGGCTCCCACTCGACGCTGGCCTATCTCGGCTACCTTGCCGGCCACCAATATGTCGCCGACGCTATTGGGGATTCCGCCTTCCGCGATCTCATCTTCGGTCTCATGACAGAGGAGGTGATGCCGACGCTCGACATGCCGGGTACCGATCTCGCCGGCTATCGCGATGCCTTGCTCGACCGTTTCGCCAATCCCGCGCTCAAGCACCGCACCTGGCAGATCGCCATGGATGGCAGCCAGAAGCTGCCCCAGCGTCTCCTCGGCACCATCCGCGACCGCATTGCCGCCGGCCAAAGCTATGATCGCCTTGCCCTCGGCGTTGCCGCCTGGATGCGTTACGCCACCGGTACGGATGAAAAGGGCGACCCTATCGACGTCCGCGACCCCATGGTCGATCGTTTCCGCGCCATCGCCGCCGAAGCCGGCCGCGATGCGGAGCGGCTGGTCGACGGCTTCCTTGGACTGCGCGAAGTCTTCGGCACGGATCTGCCAGACGATCCCACATTCCGTGCACTGTTGGTGCGTTTGCTCACAAGCCTGCTGGAGCAGGGCGCCGCGGCTACGGTAGGGCAGGTGAAATAGCCGCAAACCAACCCTCCCCCTTGCGAGTGGGGAGGGCCAGGTAGGGGGCTCGGGCTCTGCGCCTAGAGCTTCGCCCGGATCATCTGATACGAATAGGCCGGCAGCTTCACCGACAGTCGGCCATCCTTGATCACCGCGCCGGTGCCCTTGGTCGGGGTCACTTCGTCGGGGTTCTTGGCCGTGTTCACCGCCTCGAGATTGGCGTGCGTCATCACTTGGTGATCCACGATCGTGGCGCTGCCAAAACCTTCCAGCGCGATGTCGAGGTCGATCGCCTCATTTCCGTTCCGGTTCACCGCGAAGAAGGTTAGCGTGCCGTCCTCTTCGTTGTGGACGCCCGTCACGTCGGCATAGGGAACTCCCTTAACGTTTTCAGCGTCGTAGGTCGGGGAGTTCACAACCAGATTCAGGGCAGTGCCGCGGCCGTAGATTGAAGCGAAGTAGTAGGGGTAGTAGATGGTCTGCCGCCAGGCCGCGCCCTTCGGGTCGGTCATGATCGGAGCGATCACGTTCACGAGCTGGGCAATACAGGCGATCTTCACCACGTCGGCGCGGCGGATGAAGGTGTTGAGGATGAGGCCGACCTGCAGCACGTCCTCGAAATTGTAGACGTCTTCCAGCAGCGCCGGGGCGTGCGGCCAGCCGTCATTGCCTTCCAGGATCTTACGGTCCTGCTGGTTGGAGTGATACCAGACGTTCCATTCGTCGAAGGAGATGTAGACGTCCTTCTTGGAACGCTTCTTGGCCTTGATGAACTGGATCACGCCGGCCACGGCGTTGATGTAGTTCTCCAGCTCGATCGAGAGCGCCAGGTAGTTGCCGGTCTTCTTCTCGCGGTTGGCGAAATACATGTGCAGCGAGATGTAGTCGATCGCATCATAGGTGTGATCGAGCACCGTCGCTTCCCACTGCGGGTAGCTCGGCATCTTGGCGTTGGACGAGCCGCAGACGATCAGTTCGAGCGATTTGTCGAAGGCGCGCAGGGCCTTGGCGGTTTCGTTGGCCAGGTGGCCATATTCGTCGGCGCTCTTGTGGCCGACCTGCCAGGGGCCGTCCATCTCGTTGCCCAGGCACCAGAGCTTTACGTCCCACGGATCCTTGCGGCCGTTCTTGATGCGCAGGTCGCTCCAGTAGGAGCCGCCGGGATGGTTGACGTATTCGACGAAGTTGCGGGCCGCGTCGAGGCCGCGCGAGCCGAGGTTGACGGCCAGCATCATGTCGGTGCCGACGGTCGAGCACCAGTCGGCGAATTCGTGGATGCCTACGGCGTTGGATTCGGAGGTGTGCCAGGCGAGGTCGAGGCGAGTCGGGCGCTCTTCGCGCGGGCCGATGCCGTCTTCCCAGTTATAGGCCGAGACGAAGTTGCCGCCCGGATAGCGGACCATGGGAACGTTGAGGTCCTTGACCAGCTTGGCGACGTCGCCGCGCATGCCGTTCTTGTCGGCGGTGGGGTGATCCGGCTCGTAAATGCCGGTATAGATGGCGCGTCCGAGGTGTTCGAGAAACGCGCCATAAACGCGATCGTCGATCCTGGCGATCGAATAGTCCTTGTGCGCCGTCACCGTCGCCTTCATCGAGGCCTCCTCCTCAAGTAATCCCGATGTTCTGATTTATATCATCGAGTGCGGTACATAAGGCGTGAGAGGCAGCGAAAGTCAAGCGCCTTCGGCGCGTTTGATCCAAAGAAGTATGGAGATGAAGAGGGGTGCCGGAGCCGCTGTCGGCTCCGGCGGAAAAGCGGTCAGGCGACCAGCTTGCGATAGAGGTGCCAGGTGGCGTGGCCGAGCACCGGTACGACGACGGCAAGACCCACGAAGAACGGGATCGAGCCGATGGTGAGCAGCACCGCGACGATAAGGCCCCAGGCGAGCAGGGGGATCGGATTGGCCATGAAGGCCCGGACCGAGGTTTCGATCGCCGCGAAGGCCCCCACGTCGCGATCGAGCATCAGCGGAAAGGCGATGACCGTGGTGGCGAGCGTGACCAGCGCGAAGAGGAAGCCGACGCCGCAACCCCAGAGCATCAGCTGCCAGCCCTGCGAGGTGGTGAAGACCTCGCTGAGGAAGGCGGTGACCGAGGTCGGGGCGCTCATGCCGAAGGTTGCCTGGTAGATACTCTCGGCCGCTGCCAGCCAGAGATAGAAGATGGCGAAGATCATGATGCCGACGGCGATGATCGAGGGGAGAGCGGGCGAGCGCATCACTTCGATCGCGTGGATCCAGGAGGTGTCCTGTCCCTGTTCCTTGCGTCGGCTGATTTCGTAAAGCCCTATGGCGGCTATGGGGCCGAGCAGGGCGAAGCCGGAGGCAAGCGGGAAGACCATGGGCAACGCATTGGCACCCGAGGACCAGATCGCCAGCGCGATACCGACTACTGCGTAGATGAGGCCGAGAAAGGCATAGTGGGACGGTTTGTCCCAGAAGTCCGAAAGGCCCGCGCGCAGCACGTCCCTAAGGTCCGACATCTGGATCTTGCGAATTTGGGGGTGAGCCACAGCCTTGGTGGCACCGCCGATCACATGAAAGTCTGCCATTGCTTGTCTCCTCACGAAGACAGGAACAACGGGTCGTGCGAAGAGCGCACCGTGGTGGCTGGTCACACGAAACCGCGTGCCTGCTAGAGGTTCACGTTAGCCGAAAAGTCCGGCTTTGTCCCTATGCGATGGTTTTGGCCCGTTTCAGCTTGTCGTGAGGGCTTTCGTTTGGCTCCGCTCACGGGGAGGCGTACAATCGCGGGCGTTGAGGGCAGGTGTCCAGCAAGGGAGGTTGCCATGCTGACCGATCATCGTGCCTATGCCACTATTCCCGCCGCCGACATGACCCGGGCCAAGGCCTGGTACAAGGACAAACTGGGGCTGTCTCCGTTCCGCGAAGACGAGACCGGCGCCATCTATCATGTGGGTGCGGGAACGGGCTTCCTGCTGTATCCGACGCCCAATGCCGGCAAGGCGCCCAATACGCTCATGTCGTTCGGGTCGTCGGACGTCGTGGCGGATGTGAAGGACCTCAAGCGCCACGGCGTCGTATTCGAGGAATACGACATGCCGGGCCTCAAGACGGTCGACTCGATCGCGAACATGGGCATCTATCACGCCGCATGGCTCCGCGACGCCGACGGCAATATCCTCGCCATCGGCGACGAGCCGAACTGAGTTCCGCTCCTCTCGGGAGCGGACAGGAATCAATCGCGGCGGAACACCAGGGCCGCGAGCAGGGCGACGGCGGCCAGCGCCGCGGCGGTCTGTAGCGGGTTGTCGCGCATCACCTGGCCGGCCGTATTGGCCTGGCCGCCGACATAGCGGGCTGCCGCGCGGGCGCGGTGGCCGACTTCCTCGCGCAGGTCGTGGCTGTTGAGCGAATGACGCATGTCCTCGAGCGAGGAGGAGATGGACGCGATCTGGCGGCCGAGCGAAGCGATCTGGTCGCTCATGTGCTCGGACAGGTCTTCGACGACATGTTCGGCCTGCCGGATCGGCTTGATGTTTGAGCTCGCCATGTTTCAACCCTCCTAGGCTTTGGCTTGGGCACCCGACTAACTCGGGGCGGAGGGGCTTGGTTCCGTTGGTCGCCGTTCCTCGCTGCGCCGCCTTGCGGTCTGCGACTGCCGCTCGAAAAAGGCCGAAAGCGCCGCCGGGCGATAGATCGGCCAATCCGCCGACGCAGTACGCGCGATGCGCGCCCGGCTGCTGGCGCCCAGATCTGCTTGTCGCCACGGCCCTTTCCGCGCGCCGCGCCGGTAGATGATCTCCGTCCAGCTTTTCGGAGCCGTCATGTTGTGAAGGGGTGCGAAGTCGTCGCGCTCACCAGCATACGCCTTGAGTGCCGCACGATCGAAGGCGAGACCCTGCCGGCTGGCGCCGTCCATGATCCAGACCAGCGGGGAGGCCGATAGCCCCGTAATGTCGCCACCGCCACCCACCGAGCCGTGGTCGCCCGGAAACCAGAGCTGATGGTAATTGCCCGCACGGCCTTCGATGCGGTTGAGGTCGTCGACATTGTCCCACAGCGCCGGCTCGAAGCTCAGCCGATCCTCGTCGATCGCCACCGCATGACGCGCCGCTTCGACGATGCTCGACAGCGCCGCGTCATGGAACTGGTACTTGGCCGCGGTCCGGAAGATACGCTCGAGCAGCAGGTATCTGGGCATGCCGAGCGCGCCCACCGTATCCCAGACGCCCAGATATTTGAGCGTGAAGAGCGGCTGGTTGGTCAGCGCTGCCGGCACACCCAGCGCCTGCCGGAACGCCCGGTCCTCGGGCTTCATGATGATGTCCTGCGAGTTTTCCAGCCGGAACTGCTGCGCCCGCTCCATGTCCGGATGCGCCTCGGGCGAATTGTCCTTGTAGAACTTGAAGGCCTCTTCGACCTTGTCGAGCCTATCGCGGGTGACGATCCCGCATTTGCGGATGAGACCGGCCAGCGAGCGCGCCGTGAAGGCGCCGCGCGAAAAGCCGAAGATATAGATTTCATCGCCTGGATCGTAGTTGAAAACGAGGAAGCGGTAGGCCGCCGCGATCTTGTCGAAGAGCCCCCAGCCGAAGGCTCCGGCGAGCGTGCGTTCGAGTGCCTGGTTGATGAGGAAGGTCGTGCCGACCCCCTCGTCGTAGTAGGTCACCTGAGGCACGCCGTCCGTGCCGTATGGCAGCACCGAACGGGCCGCCAGCACCACATTGGTCGGGTGTTCGGCCGATAGCCGGTTCCAGGTGCCGTCGCAGAAGACTGCCAGCCGCTTCATCGAAGTCCCCTCCAGCCCCGCTCCATACTGCAGGTTTTCCGGGCGTTTGGGGAGAGGGCAGTGCCTGCAGGCTATCCACGCTGCCGCTCATTTCGGCAGCGATTTGCCCAAAGTTTAGTCCCACTAAAATCGGCTTGACAGTCGGGTTTTTCAGGTCCCAAGTTTAGTATGACTAAACAGAGGATGGTATGAGCGACGAGTTTGCCGCCCAGATCGAGAGCGAAACCTACCCGATGGGGCACCGGCTGCGTGAGCGCCGGGTCGATATCGGACTCACCCTCAAGCAGGTGGCGGACGGCGCTGGCCTTTCGGTCGGCTTCATTTCCCAGGTGGAGCGCGGCATCACCATGCCCTCGCTCTCTTCGCTCGTGTCCATCTGCAAGGTGCTCAAGACCGACGTCAGCACCTATCTCCAGCAGCCACGCAACCAGAGCCGCCTGTCCCGGCATGGGCAGCGCGAGGTCTATTCGCTGGTCAATGCCAGCACGCGCATGGGAGCGCAGCCGATCACCTATGAACGGGTATCGAGCAATTTTCCCGGCCGCCACATGCATTCGGTGCTCATGAACATCCCGCCCGGCTACAAGTCCGAGAGCATCTCGCACGATGGCGAGGAGATGCTCTACGTGCTCTCGGGAGAGGTCACGAGCATCGTCAACGACAATCACGCAATTCTGCAGGTGGGCGATGCCGAGCATTTCCCGTCCACGCATCCCCATTCGGTCTGGAACCACACGCAGTCCATGGCTGTGGCGCTCTGGGTCGGAACACAGGAATTGTTCGGCGAGGAACCGTCGGACGACTAACCACGTCGGCTGCAAAGGCCGCGAACTGGAAGGCTCAAGGAAGGAAAACCATGAAGACAATCAATCGGGCGATTGCTGCCGCGGCGCTGGCCGCGACCGCGCTGACCGCCGTTGTATCCGCCGCGCAGGCCGAAACCGTGCTGCGCCTCGATGAAGTGCCGGTCGGCGAGCTCGACCCGGCCAAGGCGTCGGACTATGCCGACTCCATCCTGATGTTCAACGTCTACGACACGCTGGTCTTCGCCGGTCAGGGCAAGCCGGGCATGGTGCCCGATCTTGCTTCGAGCTGGGAGACGGACGGCACCTCGTTCACATTCAAGCTGCGCGACGACGTCAAGTTCCAGAGCGGCAATCCCTTCACCTCGGCCGACGTGGTCTATTCGCTTGAGCGCATGAAGGCGCTGGGGCAGGGCCTTTCCTACCTCTTCGAGGACGTGACCGGGGCGGAAGCCGTTGACGAGCACACCGTCAAGTTCACCCTCGCCAAGCCCTATGCTCCGTTCCTCGCCGCGCTCGTGCGCCTGCCGATCGTGGACAAGAAGCTGGTCGAAGAGAACACCACGGGCGACGATTGGGGCCAGGCGTATCTCTCGACCCATTCGGCCGGTACGGGCGCTTACTCGGTAACGTCGCACAATCCGCAGTCCGAAACCGTGATGGCCAAGAACCCGTCCTACTTCCAGGAGATGGATGCGGCGGCTCCCGACACCGTGCGCCTGCGCTATGGCCTCGAAGCCGCAACCGTGCGCACCCTGGTCGCTCAGGGCGAGCACGACATCACCTCGCAGTGGCTGCCGCCCGAAGTGCTGGCCTCGCTGGCCAAGGAGGGCAACCAGCTTCTCACCGAGCATGGCAACGGGGCGTTCTACATCAAGCTGAACACCGCCAAGGCGCCGTTCGACGACGTCAACTGCCGCCTGGCCGTGTCCAATGCGTTCGACTACCAGTCGGCGCTCAAGCTCATCGCCGTGACCCCGGAAGTGTCGCAGGGCAAGGTGCCGACCGGCGCCATTCCGGCCCAGATGCTCGGTGGTTTCCCCGATGGCGAGCCGCTGAAGCAGGATCTGGCCAAGGCCAAGGAATTCCTGTCGCAGTGCAAGTACAACCCGGCCGACACCGAGGTCGAAATCTCCTGGATCGCCGAAGTGCCGATCGAGGAGCGTTTCGCTCTGCTGCTTCAGGCCAACATGCAGCAGCTCGGCTTCAAGTCCAAGATTACCAAGATGCCCTGGGCGCTGTTCGTGGATGCCGTGACCAAGCCGGAGTCCACGCCCAACGTATCGCAGGTCAACGTGGCCTCGGTGACCGGTGACCCGGATACGCTGCTTTACGGCATGTATCACTCCTCGGCCGCGGGCACCTGGCAGTCGCCGGAATACCTCAAGGACGAAGAAGTCGACAAGCTCCTCGACCAGGGCCGTGCGGCCACCAGCGAAGAAGAGCGTGCGGCTGCCTATACGGCGCTCAACAAGCGCCTGATGGAAATCGCGCCCTCGATCTACGCCTATGACTCGCAGGCCGTGTTCGCTGCGTCCAACCGCGTCAAGGTTCCGGCTTTGAGCGATGACAGCAAGCGCATCTCGCTGGACAGCGCCGGCTTCCAGTTCCGCCTGATGGAAATGCAGCCGTAACGGTTCCAACCTTTCGGATCGGCCCCCTTGGCGGGGCCGGTCCGGGTCTTTGAAAGCGCAGCATGTCACCCGTCATCCGTGTTCTGCTCCAGCGCATCGGGACATCGATCCTGGTGTTGTTCGGAGTGTCGATCCTGATCTTTGCCATCGCGCGGGTCATTCCCGGCGATCCGGCGCGTATCGCGCTGGGCCCCAATGCGACTGCGGAGGCGGTTGCGAACCTGCGCGAGCAATTGCACCTCAACGACAACATCGTGGTGCAATACGGCTATTTCCTCGCGGACCTCTTCCGCGGGAATCTCGGCATCTCGCTCTATACCAACCGTCCGGTGACGACCGACCTCGCGCAGTTCCTGCCGGCGACGTTCGAGCTCATCATCGTGGCCGGCATCATGATGATCGGCCTTGGCCTGCCGCTGGGCATCCTGGGCGCGCGCTACCGCAATACGTTCGTGGACGGGCTGCTGCGGGTGGTGTCGCTGCTGGGTGTCTCGGCGCCGAGCTTCGTGTGGGCGGTGGTGCTCATGCTGCTCTTCGCCTATTTCCTGCCGCTGTTCCCGATCGCAGGCCGGCTCAATGACGCCTTCGTCGTTCCGCAGGTCACAGGCTTCATGCTGGTCGATACGCTGATCGCGGGGAATATCCCGGCGTTCCTCGACGCCCTGCGCCACATCATCCTGCCGGCCTTCGCGCTGGCGCTGAGCGGCATCGGGCAGGCGGCGCGGCTGACGCGCGCCAACATGATCGAGACCTACGACAAGCCCTATATCGAGATGGCCGAGGCCTTCGGCTTCCCGAGCGCCAGGATCGCCAAGAAGTATGCGTTCAAGCCCTCGCTCATTCCGTCGCTGACCATTATCGGTCTCGACTTCGCCTCGATGCTGGGCAGCGCTTTCCTGGTCGAGGCCGTGTTCGCCTGGCCGGGGCTGTCGCGCTACGGCGTGCAGGTGATCCTGCGCAAGGACCTCAACGCCATCGTGGGCACGGTGCTGGTGATCTCGCTCGTGTTCCTCATCGTCAACATCATCGTGGACCTGCTGATCGCGTTCATCAATCCGCGCATCCGCCTGTCGCAGAGGTCGCAGTGAGCCGCACGCTTTACATCCTCCTGCGCAATCCGCTTTCGCTGGTGGGCATCGTGCTCATCGGTCTGGTGGTCTTTGCCGCAATCTTCGCCGATTTCATCACGCCGTTCCCCGAGCATGTCGGGGCGGTGGTGGACTTCACCAATTTCAACCAGCCGCCGCACTGGCCGAACATCTTCGGCACCGACCTCGTCGGGCGCGATCTTTTCACCCGCGTGATCTTCGCCTTCCGCACCTCGCTGCTGCTGGCGGTGGTGGTGCTCGCCATCGCGGTGCCGATCGGTGTCGTGATCGGGCTCATTGCGGGCTACACCGGCGGTTGGGTCGACTATGTGCTGATGCGCATCACGGACGTCTTCCTCTCGATCCCGCCGCTGGTGCTGGCCATGTCGATCATGGGCCTGCTCGAGCCGTCACTGACCAACGGCATGCTGGCGGTCACCGCCATGTGGTGGCCGTGGTACACGCGCCTCGTCTACAACATCGTGCGCTCGGAGCGTGAAGAGGGCTATGTGCTGGCCGCCGAAGTCGTCGGGGCCTCGCGCTGGCACATCATGTTCCGCGAAATCCTGCCCAATTGCGTGCCGGCCATCATCACCAAGATGACGCTGGACTGCGGCTTCGTGATCCTCATCGCGTCTTCGCTCTCCTTCCTCGGCCTTGGCGTACAGCCGCCGACCCCGGATCTGGGGTCGATGGTGGCGGAGGGCGCCAATTACCTGCCGGATAGCTGGTGGCTGACGGTGTTCCCGGGCCTGGCTATCCTCATCGCGGTCTTCGGGTTCAACCTGCTCGGCGATGCCCTGCGCGATATCCTGGGGAGCGACGCCTGATGGACAAGACGCTCGCGATTTCCGATCTCAAGCTGGCCTTCAAGTCCTATTCCGGGCTCTCCGAAGTGCTGCACGGCATCTCGCTCGACATCGCGCCGGGCGAGACGGTGGCGCTGGTAGGCGAGTCCGGCTCGGGCAAGTCGGTGACGGCCCGGATCATCCTCGGCCTCCTGCAGCGGCTGCCGAATGCCCGGATTTCGGGGCAGGTCATGTTCGATGGCCGCGACCTCGAAAAGCTCAGCGAAGCCGAGCGCTACGCGCTGCGCGGCACCGCCATGTCGATGATCTTCCAGGACCCGACTTCGGCGCTCAATCCGGTCTTCACCATCGACGTGCTGTTCCACGAGGTGCTCAAGCGCCGCAATCCTTCGATCTCCGCGCAAGAGGCCCGGGCGAAGGCCAAGGCCGCGCTGGAAGAAGTGGCGATCACCGAGCCCGAGCGCGTGCTGCAAAGCTACAGCTTCCAGCTTTCGGGCGGCATGAACCAGCGCGTGATGATCGCCATGGCGCTGGCCAACGAACCCAAGCTCCTGCTGGCCGACGAGCCGGGCACGGCCCTCGACGTTACGGTCCAGGCGCAGACGCTCAAGCTGATGGCCGATCTCGTCGAGCGGCACGGCACTTCGGTGCTGTTCATCTCGCACAACCTCGGCGTCGTGCGCGAATTCGCAGACCGCGTCTATGTGATCTACAAGGGCAGGATCGTCGAGACCGGGCCGACCGAGGCGCTGTTCGAGAACCCCGGCCATCCCTACACCAAGGCGCTGCTGCGCGCGGTGCCGCGGATCACGGGTGGTGGCATTCCCGACATTTCGGAAGATACGGGCGACTTCTACGCGCCGATGGTGGTGCACTCATGAGCCAGCCCATTCTGTCCCTGAAGAACCTCACCAAGACGTTCGACGTCAACGGGCACGAGGTGAGGGCCGTCTCCGACGTGTCGTTCGACGTCATGCCGGGCGAATGCCTGGCCATCGTGGGGGAGTCCGGATCGGGCAAATCCACCATCGCCAACATGGTGCTGGGCATTTACGGGCCGACCTCCGGCTCGATGGTGTTCGAAGGCACCGAGTTGCCCGCCAAACGTGACCTGGCGCATCGCCGGGCCATCCAACTCGTGCAGCAGAACCCGCTCTCGGCGCTCAATCCGCGCCGCACCATCGGCGCTTCGCTGCGGCTGGCGCTCGATGTCCACAACATCGGCGAGCGCTCTGGGCGCAACAAGCGCGTGGGCGAGTTGCTCGAGGAAGTCGGCCTGCCTGCCGATTTCGCCAAGCGCCGCCCGGCCAGCCTTTCCGGCGGTCAGCGGCAGCGTGTGGCCATTGCCCGGGCGCTGGCCTGCCAGTCGCGCCTCGTCGTGCTCGACGAGCCGACCTCGGCGCTCGACGTGCTCGTACAGGCACGCGTCCTCAAGCTCCTCGACGACCTGAGGAAGGCGAGGGGGCTCACCTACATCTTCATCACCCATGACCTGTCGGTCGTCCGCAACATTGCAGACCGCATGGCCGTGTTTGAACGGGGCCGGCTGGTGGAGCTGGGCGAGACCGCCCGGATCTTCAGCGCGCCGGAACACCCCTATACCCGCAAGCTCATCGGGGCGGTCCCCGTGGTCACCACCGACGAGCTCGAACTGAGAGACAGACTGATCCATGACTAATCCGACCAATCCGCACGCCGCTTTCGCCGCCGAACTGGCAAAGGTAAGCGGCCAGCCGCAAGTCGCCTACGCGGCGCTGCACGAGCTTACCAACCGGGTGATCGGAACCAAGCTCTTCACCATTCTCGGCCTCGACTACGATGCCGGCGTGATGCGCCGTCTCTACTCGGACAACCTGGAGCTCTACCCGGTCCCCGGCGCCGACCCGATCGGCGACACCGTCTGGGAGCAGACCATCATCGGCAAGCGCGAGCCGCTGGTGCTCAATTCGGCCGAGGCGCTCAAGGCCGTGCTGCCGGAATATCCCAAGCTCGAGGCACTGGGCTGCAAGTCCATGCTCAACCTGCCCATCGTCGTCTTCGGGACCTCGATCGGCACCCTCAACATGCTCAACGTTGAAGGCCACTTCACGGCCGAGCGCGTGGCCGAGGCCTATGCCCTCACGGCTGCCGCCGCCACGTGCCTGCTGATGACGAAAGAGACTGCCAATGGCTAAGACAATCCGCGTTGCCACCGACGTCGGTGGCACCTTTACCGACCTCGTCGTCTTCGAGACGGATCAGGAAACCGGCAAGTCGGTCGTCAAGACCGCCAAGTCGGACACCACTCCGCCGAACTTCGAGAAGGGCGTGCTGAACGTTCTCGCCAAGGGCGGCGTCGATGTCTCCGAGATCGACTTCCTTGCCCACGGCACGACCGTCGTCATCAATGCGCTGACCGAGCGCAAGGGCGTCAAGGTCGGTCTCATTACCACCGAAGGCTTCCGCGACACGCTCGAAATCGCCCGCGGCAATCGTCCGGATTTCTTCAACCTGCACTACGCCAAGCCCGAGCCTTTCGTGCCGCGTTTCCTGCGCCGCGAGGTTGCCGGGCGCATGAGCTACAAGGGCGAGGAGATGGTCAAGCTCGACCTTTCGGGCTTGCCGGCCATCCTCGACATCTTCAAGGCCGAAGGCGTGGAAGCGGTGGCGATCAGCTTCCTGCATTCCTATGCCAATCCGACCCATGAGCAGGCTGCCTTGGCCGAAGTGCAGAAGCTCTGGCCGGAAGTCTCGGCCGTGGCCTCGCACCAGATCACCCGCGAATGGCGCGAATACGAGCGCACCAACACCGCGGTGCTCTCGGCCTATGTGCAGCCTGCGGCGGAACGCTATCTCGGCCGCCTGGCCGATGGCCTGAAGCAATCCGGCTTTGATGGCGACGCCTACATCATGCAGTCGAACTGCGGCGTGGACTCGATCGAAGCCGTGTCGCGCATTCCCATCACCATGGTCGAATCCGGCCCTGCCTCCGGCTTCTGGGGCGCGGCGGAACTCGGCAAGCTGATCGGGGAAACCAACGTGCTGGCGCTCGATATCGGCGGCACGACGGCCAAGTGCTCGCTGATCGAGGACGGGCACGTCAAGATCATGACCGACTACTGGATCGAGCGCGACCGCAAGTCGGCCGGCTATCCGATCATGGTGCCGGTGGTGGACCTGGTCGAGATCGGCAATGGCGGCGGCTCCATCGCCTGGGTCGATGAACACGAGAAGCTCCATGTCGGCCCGCAATCGGCCGGCGCCAGCCCGGGCCCGGCGGCCTATGGCCGTGGCGGCGACAAGGCGACGACCACCGACGCCAATCTCTGGCTCGGCCGCATCAACCGAGACTATTTCTGCGGCGGTGAAGTCGTGGCCGACATGGCCGCGACCGAGAAGGCGCTGACGGCCGTGGGCGGCAAGCTCGGCATCAGCCCGGAGGAAGCCGCGCGCGGCATCATCCGCATCGCCAACAACAACATGGTCAACGCCCTCAAGCTGGTGTCGCTCAACCGTGGCCACGATCCGCGTGACTTTACGCTCGTCGCCTTCGGTGGCGGTGGCGCCATGCATGCGGTGGCGCTCGGCATGGAGCTGGGCGTCAAGAAGGTGGTGATCCCGACCGGCGCTTCGGTGTTCTCGGCCTGGGGCATGATGATGAGCGACCTGCGTCGCGATTACTTCGTCACCCGTCTCGGCGACCTGC
The sequence above is a segment of the Paradevosia shaoguanensis genome. Coding sequences within it:
- a CDS encoding ABC transporter ATP-binding protein; protein product: MSQPILSLKNLTKTFDVNGHEVRAVSDVSFDVMPGECLAIVGESGSGKSTIANMVLGIYGPTSGSMVFEGTELPAKRDLAHRRAIQLVQQNPLSALNPRRTIGASLRLALDVHNIGERSGRNKRVGELLEEVGLPADFAKRRPASLSGGQRQRVAIARALACQSRLVVLDEPTSALDVLVQARVLKLLDDLRKARGLTYIFITHDLSVVRNIADRMAVFERGRLVELGETARIFSAPEHPYTRKLIGAVPVVTTDELELRDRLIHD
- a CDS encoding ABC transporter permease, which encodes MSPVIRVLLQRIGTSILVLFGVSILIFAIARVIPGDPARIALGPNATAEAVANLREQLHLNDNIVVQYGYFLADLFRGNLGISLYTNRPVTTDLAQFLPATFELIIVAGIMMIGLGLPLGILGARYRNTFVDGLLRVVSLLGVSAPSFVWAVVLMLLFAYFLPLFPIAGRLNDAFVVPQVTGFMLVDTLIAGNIPAFLDALRHIILPAFALALSGIGQAARLTRANMIETYDKPYIEMAEAFGFPSARIAKKYAFKPSLIPSLTIIGLDFASMLGSAFLVEAVFAWPGLSRYGVQVILRKDLNAIVGTVLVISLVFLIVNIIVDLLIAFINPRIRLSQRSQ
- a CDS encoding ABC transporter substrate-binding protein, whose amino-acid sequence is MKTINRAIAAAALAATALTAVVSAAQAETVLRLDEVPVGELDPAKASDYADSILMFNVYDTLVFAGQGKPGMVPDLASSWETDGTSFTFKLRDDVKFQSGNPFTSADVVYSLERMKALGQGLSYLFEDVTGAEAVDEHTVKFTLAKPYAPFLAALVRLPIVDKKLVEENTTGDDWGQAYLSTHSAGTGAYSVTSHNPQSETVMAKNPSYFQEMDAAAPDTVRLRYGLEAATVRTLVAQGEHDITSQWLPPEVLASLAKEGNQLLTEHGNGAFYIKLNTAKAPFDDVNCRLAVSNAFDYQSALKLIAVTPEVSQGKVPTGAIPAQMLGGFPDGEPLKQDLAKAKEFLSQCKYNPADTEVEISWIAEVPIEERFALLLQANMQQLGFKSKITKMPWALFVDAVTKPESTPNVSQVNVASVTGDPDTLLYGMYHSSAAGTWQSPEYLKDEEVDKLLDQGRAATSEEERAAAYTALNKRLMEIAPSIYAYDSQAVFAASNRVKVPALSDDSKRISLDSAGFQFRLMEMQP
- a CDS encoding ABC transporter permease gives rise to the protein MSRTLYILLRNPLSLVGIVLIGLVVFAAIFADFITPFPEHVGAVVDFTNFNQPPHWPNIFGTDLVGRDLFTRVIFAFRTSLLLAVVVLAIAVPIGVVIGLIAGYTGGWVDYVLMRITDVFLSIPPLVLAMSIMGLLEPSLTNGMLAVTAMWWPWYTRLVYNIVRSEREEGYVLAAEVVGASRWHIMFREILPNCVPAIITKMTLDCGFVILIASSLSFLGLGVQPPTPDLGSMVAEGANYLPDSWWLTVFPGLAILIAVFGFNLLGDALRDILGSDA
- a CDS encoding helix-turn-helix domain-containing protein, producing MSDEFAAQIESETYPMGHRLRERRVDIGLTLKQVADGAGLSVGFISQVERGITMPSLSSLVSICKVLKTDVSTYLQQPRNQSRLSRHGQREVYSLVNASTRMGAQPITYERVSSNFPGRHMHSVLMNIPPGYKSESISHDGEEMLYVLSGEVTSIVNDNHAILQVGDAEHFPSTHPHSVWNHTQSMAVALWVGTQELFGEEPSDD
- a CDS encoding ABC transporter ATP-binding protein is translated as MDKTLAISDLKLAFKSYSGLSEVLHGISLDIAPGETVALVGESGSGKSVTARIILGLLQRLPNARISGQVMFDGRDLEKLSEAERYALRGTAMSMIFQDPTSALNPVFTIDVLFHEVLKRRNPSISAQEARAKAKAALEEVAITEPERVLQSYSFQLSGGMNQRVMIAMALANEPKLLLADEPGTALDVTVQAQTLKLMADLVERHGTSVLFISHNLGVVREFADRVYVIYKGRIVETGPTEALFENPGHPYTKALLRAVPRITGGGIPDISEDTGDFYAPMVVHS